A genomic window from Chitinophagales bacterium includes:
- a CDS encoding acyclic terpene utilization AtuA family protein, producing the protein MKESVRIAAAQGFYGDSPMAAMQVVSEGAADYLVSDALAELTLSILQKDRLRDENMGYARDIEFLAKTLYPAALAQGMKIVTNSGGLNPLGAVKKVSAILEKQGITDVKIAAITGDNMIDRLEELQNGGEKLLHLDSQVPYSDSKYPATHANVYTGAASVKDALDQGAQIILAGRVADPCLTLGILAHEFNWEIENATSEQLDLLATGICVGHLLECGGQASGGNSYAQWPMDYPIDALGYPIAQVFPDGKAIFSKLDSAGGLLSRDSLREQLIYEIHDPENYLTPDVTVDLSKVKLETLAKNKVQLSGVKGKPRPEKLKLSMGQNEGFISEQFFYFSRPYTYDKVTKFIDAVKKIWERSPVQIEKQNISIVGLNGIHGEAATEKSREELNEYNELGVRLAIKHSDAMTGKMAFAAITCLGLNGPPGITSMPAWGKINRIQLSLWPTLIDRKWVDYEIHFN; encoded by the coding sequence ATGAAAGAATCAGTAAGAATTGCAGCCGCCCAGGGATTTTACGGAGACAGCCCAATGGCTGCTATGCAAGTGGTTTCAGAAGGTGCTGCCGACTATTTGGTATCCGATGCACTTGCAGAGTTGACATTATCCATCCTTCAAAAGGATCGGCTTAGGGATGAAAATATGGGCTATGCCCGCGATATTGAATTTTTAGCCAAAACACTTTACCCTGCTGCATTGGCACAGGGCATGAAAATAGTAACCAATTCCGGTGGCTTGAATCCACTGGGAGCCGTTAAAAAAGTAAGTGCCATACTAGAAAAACAAGGCATTACAGACGTGAAAATCGCAGCCATTACGGGCGACAATATGATCGATCGATTAGAAGAATTGCAGAACGGAGGCGAAAAACTCCTACACCTCGACAGTCAGGTGCCGTACAGTGACTCTAAATATCCTGCAACACATGCCAATGTTTATACAGGTGCAGCATCCGTAAAAGATGCTTTGGATCAAGGGGCGCAAATTATTCTGGCAGGAAGGGTGGCCGACCCTTGTTTGACCCTCGGGATTTTGGCGCATGAATTCAATTGGGAAATTGAAAACGCCACAAGCGAGCAACTCGATCTATTGGCTACCGGTATTTGCGTGGGGCATTTGCTGGAATGTGGCGGACAGGCCAGTGGTGGAAATTCCTATGCACAGTGGCCTATGGATTATCCCATAGATGCTTTGGGCTATCCCATTGCCCAGGTTTTTCCCGATGGCAAAGCCATATTTTCAAAACTAGATTCTGCAGGTGGATTGCTGAGCAGGGACAGCTTGCGAGAGCAATTGATTTATGAAATCCACGATCCTGAAAATTACTTGACACCGGATGTTACAGTTGATCTAAGCAAAGTGAAATTGGAAACACTGGCGAAAAACAAAGTGCAACTTTCGGGCGTAAAGGGCAAGCCCAGACCGGAAAAATTAAAACTGAGCATGGGACAAAACGAAGGCTTTATTTCTGAGCAATTCTTCTATTTTTCCCGACCCTATACTTACGATAAAGTCACCAAATTCATTGATGCTGTAAAGAAAATTTGGGAACGCAGCCCTGTTCAAATTGAAAAGCAAAATATTTCCATTGTTGGGCTAAACGGCATTCACGGAGAAGCCGCAACAGAGAAAAGCAGGGAAGAGCTGAATGAATACAATGAGCTTGGAGTCAGATTGGCGATTAAGCACAGCGATGCCATGACCGGAAAAATGGCCTTTGCTGCCATTACCTGTCTGGGTTTGAACGGACCTCCGGGAATTACAAGTATGCCTGCCTGGGGAAAGATCAACCGTATTCAGCTAAGCTTATGGCCTACTTTAATTGACCGGAAATGGGTAGATTATGAGATTCATTTCAATTAA
- the queG gene encoding tRNA epoxyqueuosine(34) reductase QueG, whose protein sequence is MNPQNRSIQIKKWASELGFMQCGIAKAEQLEPEARQLEAWLKQGRHGQMQYMENYFEKRTDPRKLVPGAKSVISLLFNYYTEKKQEDATAPKISKYAYGRDYHKVVKKKLKQLFAKMQEELGEIDGRFFVDSAPVMDKAWAKRSGLGWIGKNTNLLNKQSGSFFFVAEIICDLELQYDGPVTDHCGTCTACIDACPTGALDQPYQIDGSKCISYFTIELKEEIPNEFKGQFENWAFGCDICQDVCPWNRFSKPHNEPDFEPKPELMEMSQKDWQHLNEATFEKLFTGSAVKRTGFEGLKRNVRFLERDE, encoded by the coding sequence ATGAACCCTCAAAACCGCAGCATACAGATAAAGAAATGGGCAAGCGAGCTGGGTTTTATGCAATGCGGAATTGCCAAGGCCGAGCAGTTGGAACCCGAGGCGCGGCAGTTGGAAGCCTGGCTCAAGCAAGGGCGACATGGGCAGATGCAATACATGGAAAATTACTTTGAAAAGCGCACCGATCCCCGAAAATTAGTGCCCGGGGCAAAATCCGTTATTTCCTTGTTGTTCAATTATTACACCGAAAAAAAACAGGAGGATGCCACTGCTCCTAAAATTTCCAAATACGCCTATGGCAGGGATTATCACAAGGTGGTGAAGAAAAAACTCAAGCAGCTTTTTGCGAAAATGCAGGAGGAATTGGGCGAAATTGATGGCCGCTTTTTTGTGGATTCTGCTCCGGTGATGGACAAGGCCTGGGCAAAACGCAGTGGCCTGGGCTGGATTGGCAAAAATACCAACCTGCTGAACAAGCAAAGCGGTTCTTTCTTTTTTGTGGCTGAAATCATTTGCGATCTGGAGCTGCAATACGATGGCCCGGTAACCGATCATTGTGGTACTTGTACTGCCTGTATTGATGCCTGTCCTACCGGGGCGCTCGATCAACCTTATCAAATTGATGGCAGCAAATGTATTTCCTATTTTACCATTGAATTGAAAGAAGAAATCCCCAATGAGTTCAAAGGCCAATTTGAAAACTGGGCTTTTGGCTGTGACATTTGCCAGGATGTCTGTCCCTGGAATCGATTCTCAAAACCTCACAACGAGCCAGATTTTGAACCCAAACCCGAATTAATGGAAATGAGCCAAAAAGATTGGCAACACCTCAATGAAGCTACCTTTGAGAAATTATTTACCGGCTCGGCTGTGAAAAGAACGGGCTTTGAGGGATTGAAAAGGAATGTGCGGTTTTTGGAAAGGGATGAATAG
- the corA gene encoding magnesium/cobalt transporter CorA, which translates to MPRKKSVKRGRRKLGLPPGSLVYIGEKEGEKVSLDLFKFKSTELKESSYEKFEELGEKPEADYSYWLNVNGLSDVELISKLTKQFGLDELLVEDIMNTTQRPKIDEFPPHLFLTLKMIQYNTEKNELDTEQISLVLGENYMLSFQEKKGDVFDAIRNRIRAEGSNVRNKKSDYLFYRLIDIVVDHYFILTEHIDERIEEMEMELFQHFREEQLNEIQDIKKMLLHLKRQIVPLKESINTLEIMDSPLMVPDTKKFIKDIHDHLKQIIDNIESEKDLVGMLMDVYLNRQSNETNRVMKVLTIIATIFIPLTFLVGIYGMNFEYMPELQWKYSYPIVMGLMIVLVIAMLVFFKRKKWI; encoded by the coding sequence ATGCCCAGGAAAAAAAGCGTAAAAAGAGGAAGGCGAAAGCTTGGACTGCCACCCGGATCGCTGGTTTATATTGGCGAGAAAGAAGGCGAAAAAGTCAGCCTGGACTTATTCAAGTTTAAGTCAACTGAACTAAAGGAAAGCAGCTATGAAAAATTTGAGGAGCTCGGTGAAAAACCCGAAGCGGATTATTCCTATTGGTTGAATGTCAACGGACTGAGCGATGTAGAGTTGATCAGCAAATTGACCAAACAATTCGGATTAGATGAGCTTTTGGTAGAGGACATAATGAACACTACACAGCGGCCTAAAATTGACGAATTTCCCCCGCATCTTTTTCTCACCCTTAAAATGATTCAGTACAATACGGAGAAAAATGAATTGGACACCGAGCAGATCAGTTTGGTTTTGGGTGAAAATTATATGTTGAGCTTTCAGGAGAAAAAAGGCGATGTTTTTGATGCCATTCGCAACCGAATTCGAGCCGAAGGCAGCAATGTGCGCAACAAAAAAAGCGACTACCTTTTTTATCGCCTCATCGATATTGTGGTGGATCATTATTTTATCCTCACCGAACATATTGATGAGCGCATTGAGGAAATGGAAATGGAATTGTTCCAACATTTTAGGGAGGAGCAACTGAACGAAATTCAGGATATCAAAAAAATGCTGCTGCACCTTAAAAGACAGATTGTTCCACTAAAGGAATCCATCAATACGCTGGAAATTATGGATTCGCCACTGATGGTGCCCGACACGAAAAAATTCATAAAAGACATTCACGATCACCTCAAGCAAATCATTGACAATATTGAGTCAGAGAAAGATTTGGTGGGTATGTTGATGGATGTTTACCTCAATCGGCAATCGAACGAAACGAACCGCGTGATGAAAGTGTTGACCATCATTGCTACCATTTTCATTCCATTGACATTTCTTGTGGGGATTTACGGAATGAACTTTGAATACATGCCCGAACTGCAATGGAAGTATTCCTACCCTATCGTTATGGGACTAATGATTGTACTGGTAATTGCCATGTTGGTATTTTTCAAGCGCAAAAAATGGATTTAA
- a CDS encoding Rieske (2Fe-2S) protein has product MENTRRSFLKTSGIVTGGLCCGATLLESCASYSYVPYSVEDKTIKVAKIHFNEKDFVALDVEKFPDAVLIHKLENGKYAAVLAECTHRKCTVKPDGTELKCPCHGSRFSIEGKVLKGPADKDLRTFTVSEDDQNVYLT; this is encoded by the coding sequence ATGGAAAATACAAGAAGATCTTTTTTAAAAACTTCGGGCATAGTTACCGGAGGACTTTGTTGTGGAGCTACATTATTGGAATCCTGTGCTTCTTATAGTTATGTGCCATATTCGGTAGAAGACAAAACCATTAAAGTGGCCAAAATCCATTTTAACGAGAAAGATTTTGTAGCACTTGATGTAGAAAAATTCCCCGATGCTGTGTTGATCCACAAATTGGAAAATGGTAAATACGCAGCCGTATTGGCGGAGTGCACACATAGAAAATGTACCGTAAAACCAGATGGTACAGAGCTCAAATGCCCTTGTCATGGTAGCCGCTTTAGTATTGAGGGAAAAGTCCTAAAAGGGCCTGCCGATAAAGACCTCAGAACTTTTACTGTAAGCGAGGATGACCAAAATGTGTATTTGACCTAG